The Daphnia pulex isolate KAP4 chromosome 7, ASM2113471v1 genome includes the window ttgatggcTGTGCCcccaatcctttttttatcagaACCCCACGTCGAACAAAAATAACTATACCGTATAGTGCTGTTTGTTGTGAAAACGTGTTTGTTACATTGAATtgccaaaataataattaaatgaaaaataatgtgAATGGGAAATATACAGCGCGCTATACGGATGCATGAACGTTTCCATAGCAAAAACACCAAATTTCTATACAgaagaatatttttgtcaacatttgaaattaaattttaattcattccaaattaattttcaagaATAACAGGGAACATTTCCAAttgtaattcattttaattgatttttaagtggggaattttttttttcttccggtttACATCCCGATGCTCATGAAAGGATGAAGAGTACATACTACACTGCTATAAATCCTTTGGTTAGAACAACAAAATAGATCTGTGACTTGGCCATCAAAATAAGAGATGGTCACGCAAAGGCCTATCTATCGCAGCTGCTGTGCTCTCTTGCGTACCTCTCTCCCCTATTTGGTAGATACCTTTTATTTCAGGGGGACAACGCTATACATAGTGATTAATGAATTGATTAGTATATATACTATAGGGAGGGTTATAAGCAATGATGGTATACAATAGATCCTTGTTTTCCCTCGGGCCTATATCTAAAAATACTACTACTTAGACCCTGcgggagagaggggggtgtAGAGATTGGATAGGGGGGCGCAAAAAGGGTTAACAAGACATCACGAATCTTTTCATCTGTGCACAGCAGAGTTACTATACCCAGAATCGTTatacacgaaacaaaaaatagatgtCATTAAAAGGatataattcttttattttcggaaTGGgcaaaggacaaaaaaaaagaactataTCGATGATATTATTCCTTGGCAACAACCCGCGCCGGATTATTCCTTCTCATTCCGTATTACGTaatgaactgctgctgctgctgggggaaTCAGAGAGATTCTTTGTTCGTTTCACATTAATAATTGGACCcaccaacaaaacaatttttcttgtttttgttttttcacctGATCGGAGCGAAGATTGTAGCGAAAAATTGCGCACGTGTCGCAATGAAATTATGGCGAATCGAGTTTACTCTTACATCATTAAAGAAAACCCGACGTGCTGCTGTTTTTGGTGGTACGACAATGTCTATACAGAAGAAAATACCAGGAGAAAAAGGCCGCAAACATCGACCCGTcaatgtaacaaaaaaaagaaaaaagggaaaaaatcgaTTCAACAAACGTCAACTTTTGCCGTTGTTGCGCGGCCGTCgtcgactttttctcacctcTCCGTTCATGAATCTTTATACACCAAGCGAATGTGTACATGTATAGGTGATGTTGAAACTGTGGCGAATATTAAAACGATTGCCGTCCGCAGATAGACAAATTATTAATCGCCAGTCATCAATTTTATCGTCGATCAATGAAATAGGTCAACTAAATCATCCAAATAATTGCGCATTCATAATAGAAAACAAACGGGGGCGCATCTTATTCATTTGTCTTAATGTAATGGTCAACACTATATGGATGTTTCCCTATACATCAATCGATAAAAGAAACTTCTCCCCTCCACCAAAGTTGATTTCACCTGCGGAAACTCTCCATCGGCCATCACTCTAAtgcgataaaagaaaatacaatgTTCCAACTTATATAGACCACACATGCACTTTGCTGATGTGCGCAAGACCCCATCGCGCCTCTCCCCCCCTTCACCCAGGTATATAAcaatagagaaaaaagggtgCTGAGCATCCGcttattataataaaaaaggtggGGGGAAAACTAGAAGAAGCTGCTGGACGTCATATCGGCGAGTGCATTACTACTCTCCAAAAGAGTCCTTTATATTTATCCTAGCAGGCTAGCCTATATAGATGTAGAGTGCATTAAgcttgaattatttattagaCTTgtcttgtgctgtgtgtaccCACCCCTCCTATACACATTTTGGTGGTCGGCAGTCGACGCTGTTTGGCgtcaaatataattttgacATGAGAGACTGTTGTGTCCacccttcttttttgggttggttttatttgttttggacgcgttcaacatttatttttattttttattttggtgagGCTATACTCTGCTTAATAGCATTTTTGAGAGATATCAAAgtatattcttttattaagTCGGTACATGAATTCTGAATTAGTCATCTGGTTCATTCGATAATCGATTGGTTTGCGTCTAACTTGGATGAAAGATTATCGATTGGTTTGACGGATTTTGGCAGGATTTTGGGGTTcagaaattcatttgaatgtGTTGGTCGGGCAAAGTCAACATccttttctatatatattcACACACCAAGATGACAATAAGGGATTTAATGGAATAACCAGTGAGgaagaaattttgattcaatggCACAGCAGCACGCAATAatctattattatatagccTGCtgctgggagagagagatctgACTATTTGATTCTGGTCGCGGTCGCATTCTCCATTCGTTTCCGTCAGAATTCTTAAGGCCAAATCCGTTAAGGTCTGCCTATCTAATAGGACGTCAGTACCGCAATGATAGAAATTCGATAGCTACATAGACATCCATCTTCCGCgcatatttcttttccaaataaaaatgttcctcaTCATCGAGAAGGTTCGAATTTCATGTGGTGGGGggaataagaaattcaaatatccattttctatctcttgtaatatttttgtgtGGTTAGTCAAATTTGTACAGAGGCTGACTGCCAAGTTTAGTTATTAGTCCCCCCCTTCCAAATAAGAAACCTGGAGGGCCATTGAACTTATACCCACAGTACATCATTTGTTAGCCGGCTGGGTGTGTGTATGGTATTGTATAACCGCCAGTTGAATTTCagtcccatttttttatttttatttcaagctATTATTATACCCAGAGgcccttttattattattattcaagtcGGGTCATTATTCTCCGTATATGTAGGACTGCGCTGGGCACTGTTGCTGTGATGTGTTACCTTTCCggaatcattttttcaaaagaataatttaacacCATTCTCTTCTTTGGCGAAGAATCGATTTATTTTCGCATGGTCCTCTGCACAGCACTGAACTGCTATTGTGTACGTGCAAGTCATCCTATCGATCGATTGTATTCTCCTTATGTGACGTCGATGGAAGCCATCGGAGGTTGGGAAATGCCAAGCCCAATGACATCGGCATCCAACTTAATCATCTTTTATTCCGCTGGTCTAgtataggaaaaaagaatagggaCGCCATCTCATTTCTCATAGATGTCGCAGCTAATGGCCCTTTTCCCCGTCAAATTCCGGCGAGTGCAATTGGGATGGTCGACTGTATTATACACAAGCTCTCATTCGATATAAGAGATGGACAAGACAAACAACAATCATCAAGAGATGAACCTTTCAAGCTGATCGCCCATCGAAATTGTTTTCTGGCAAATCAAATGTGTCGATTTgcgcaaattaattttgttttttgaataactAAATACGGCGTTAATAATGTCAATTGTTCATTGCTCATTTTGATTGTCAGACAGTTTGGATGTCGTTCAATACCGTTTCCAGGATGTCCAGGAAAATGTCGGCGTGATGCGGCTGGAAAACGAGTGAGGGTCTCAGCCGGAGAGTTTGCTCGCCGCAGGGTCCACTTTGAACACCTGAATTCATCcggaagaattaaaaaaaaaaattaatttcattatttttttaaaatgaattagatTTAATTCATACATACCGTGATGCTGCAATTTGACGAAAGTTTCATCGCGCTTCTGCGGGCTGCTCAGGTCGAAGGCGCAAAAGGTGCCGATGCCACGGACGTTGTTCTTGATGTGCTGCGGATATCTTTTCGACAGATCCTTCAATCCATCCATCAGCCGTTTGCCTGGCCGAATAAGACAAcagaattattatttcccgtcaaataaattaaacagaAAACATTTAACTTATTAATTACCTGATTCTTGGGCCAAGTTCAATAGATTGTCGCGTTTGACCACTTCGACGACCTTTTCCAGCAAAAGAACTTTCGATGGATCGCCCATCCACGTATTGAAAATCTTAAGTCCCTGTTGGGGTCTGATGTAATGACGTAATAAATAGGAGAGccaatttgtttaattaagGGGAGATAATTCACCTGAATTCGGGTAAACTGTAGAATCCTCCGGTGAGCATCTTCTTGCTGAAAGTGACGAAATCCGCTGGATCGGGCAAGTTGAAATGCTCATGGCACCAATACTTGCCAGTAGCTCCACCACCTGTTTGGACCTCGTCGATGATGAGAGCTGCTCCATTCTGTTATAACAGAATTAAACTgacaattccaatttttttgggAACAAAACGGTAAACACCGGGGACCTTTTTGGTGATGCGCTGGAGCTCCTGGAAGAATTCCGGCGAGGCGTGGACGTCACCTCCTTCGGCTTGAACGGGCTCGATGACCACACCGGCCACAAATCTGCCGGATTTGTTGAAACGCTCAAATTCCTCTTCCACTTCGGCCAGGCATTTGCGATCCTCGGCTTTATTTTCTTCGGCGAATTCTTCCAGCGGGTACTTGTACCGCGGGAAACTGGCAATAGGCCAATCTAGCGCGGGAAAATCCAATTTGAAAATCGATCTCGAATGCGTAGTGGTGAGGCAACCTAGCGTCTGTCCGTGGAAACTACCTGTACAATTAGATCCCAATCATTACATAATTCCATACAAAAATCATTTAATAATTACCTTTGAATGACATGATGGTGAACGGAGTTGAGCCCGGTTGACGATTGATTAGGCAACTGCTGTTCTCCTCATCTGTGATTGGTGCTCCGCCTCGTTGTTTGTTGCGGTACCACATGAAAGTTGCCTTGAAGGCATTTTCATTCGAGCAAGAGCCGCAGGCAAAAGTATTCACCTTTTTTaagaaaccaaaattcaattcaaatgtaatttacaaattaattcattttaaaccCTACATACCTGAGTGTGTCCTTTTGGAGCGATGGACAGCAAACTGCTGGTCAATTTTTCCGGCCAGCCCTCAGCCGGAAAGATGCCCAGGGCGGGCCTGTTGACGAAAGCGATTTGATTGTCTGGATCTTGGATGACTTTATGCAAATCCGGATGGTTGTAGCCCAGGGGCAAGGAAGAGATTTGACTGAAGACGTCCAGCAGGGAATTGCCGTCGACGTCGACAATGTAATTGCCTAAACTTTTCTTGTAGTCGGTGAAATACCAAATGGCGCTGGCGAATTGAATCTTGTCCAAATTGGCGATCATCTCCCTGGACTTGGGCCCTGGAATGGATGACGAAACGCTGGGGCCGGAAGGTTCTCCTGGAACGAGGGCCGTCGAAAAACACTTGACATTTCGACTGTTGGGCAAATAGTAATACCTATTAGCGAAAAAATTAGACTTTGTAGTTAACTGGtttagatttaaaaagtttaatttgCTCAGTGCCATTTTTGAATCAATGCAACTTGGAATCGACAGTGGCCAACCCACCAAAATGACACACCCTTTTTATACCGTCTGTTCTATTTTCAATAACAATGAAATCGGTGCGCAGTTGATAAGAAAAATTGCTCAATTTATTGTTGGGTATTCCCACGGTGTTTTCCAAATCATTTTGCAACGGCCGAATATTAAGAGTCATGAAGCGTCAAAGACTTTTGTTGTCTTGGTTGAACGACAATTTATGATTTTACGGCTCGGAAAAACCGTCCATATTAGCGCAATCTATTGAATTAAAGATCAGGTTTTACCTCCACGTCTCATTATCTTGTTAACCAGACAACTCCTGTCTATGCTTATCATCAGCTGTAAacaccaaatcaaataattgcgCAGCGAATCAATGGCTCAGTCTTATCGTTGTTATGATATAGTTATACAATTGTATTGCGAAGTTTgctttgattaaattaatgtgaagaagaaaacaaatcaattttctttttttttaattaaatgaattattttttcttaatttcatattttttaattcagagatgaatttctaaaataattatttaaccAAGCGCGGTAGTCAGCGGCCAGAAAAACGGCTGCGGATTGGCCATTTGTTGCTGGAAATTGGCCAGGGGCCGAAAATTCCAGGGATTTCGATCGTCACCACCGTCACCaccgtcaccaccaccaccaccaccgccaaatAGACTCAACAGAAGAGCAAGTGCAAATCGTTCCTGGACCTGAGCTGCTGGGGTCCCAGATGTCGCCAGATATGGATATCGTCCTTTTGTGAGAAAAATAGTAATTCTGTTATTTTAGTAGCCAAATTCTATATATAAAGATGAAACTCACCGAAAATTTGCTTTTGGAACCCATACGGTGTCATAAGCCATGGTGCTGCTGGAACAGGTGACATGTTATACTGGCGTGTTTCCCTAGGGGTCGAGATGGACTCGATGgactctgctgctggtctGCCATTGGCCACCAACGGAGTCAACACTAACTAAAGTCATATTTAAAGacataacatttaaaatatagtATGAAAATAGTGAATGATGAGGGGGTATTACCGCTAGTAGACAAATGTAAGTGACGGACATGTTGGGTTATGTCGTCGGTGATTCTTGAGTAACACAATTACGACTTGGTCTGTCACTCTCCAACAGACAACTGGAGATTCATTTTATACGGTTTCCgatgcttcttcttcttctgccccATCATTTCTTTGTTCAATACATAGACGATTGCGTCAAATGTTTCCAAGACTTGAGaaaacttgtatttttttatatctgGCTTCGTGAACCAATTAGGCAACTAGACaagcttttttgtttcctagcATAATTTATCTGGAAACTATTTGGCAGGATTTCGACCGGTCTGCGGATCAAATGTATCAGTTGGCATcttgaaatcgattttttaaaaattatatttgttttaatggcATGGGCGACTCATTTAAAATAATGCCGACCCCGGTAAACTGGAATTGTTTGATTACCAACAGACTGTACAAGTTTCATTGACCTTCAAATCATTAGTTATTTCGAAGAacgagaaaataataagaggGACTCGATGACGACATTCAAATGGCATTTGCTTGGTATCTTCCATCGCTAAAGTTTACTAATTCCCATGATAGGGCCTGTGAGAGTCTTATTGTGGCGGTTTCACAGTCTATAAAAATGATTATCTGCGGGTctcatgcaaattttttctatgaTCCGGAGGgaggtcgatttttaatttctatatcGATACCTTAAAAAATCTTAGTGGCGTCtgctttcattttgtttacaagttaaaaaatagTCGACATTTGagattacaaagaaaacaaaacaacccacTTTTTTCGAGACgtacgtggctgcacgaaaaataagcacagcaaataaaattatacagAAATCTGGTCGTCGGACCAACTGTGGTTTACTCCCGACACCACAGTTGCTGGCTCGATCTCCATGCTCTCCAAGTGCTCCATGTTGTTTGGCGGGCAAATATAACCAGATGGAACTaagaaaacaagttaaaaCTAAGTTAACAAATCTGTGAAATATTAGTTTATGACTAGAATTTATCATTTAAGGCTAAGTCCCATGTCGATGGGGCAAAATGTTGGCACTGTAACCTccttttgtgcagatttgaggcctgagccagccatcgtaacaatACAATgcacaagtttttcttgtacTGGTATTGACTTGTCATCAGCAATAGCCTCAGTATCATCGCCTGGGTAATGATTCATTACTTTTGTTCCTGCAACCTGCTAGAAATTTTAATGATGCTattgatgcatgacttgcacaaatgcagtgtattacgTGAAAACCTTTGATTCTCCTGTTTATCAATCACTGtctcaatttcaacttttccttacttgttgtttctacgaatattttttgtaacctatttttcattttctttttcatagaTACCTCTTGGATTTGAGAAACTACCGTCACGTGCTACCGATGTTGATCGATTTAGTAGGACGGATCTCTTCTTACCtttgtcctcgtgtacatcCACGTGAGTGTggctggtggattcaacttttctacGGATGAAGCAACTGCTgcggatgcctggccgtatttcccaggctgaAAGGTAAGACCCAAGAAGGTGACATTCAGGCCCAGTCATTCAGGCCCGTTCCATTCAGGCCCAGGGTCTGAATGTCGCAAACATGGGCCTGAAATGTCAACCCAAGAGTTTTTGACTTTCTTAAACTGATGGCAAGAGGCAATTGAAACTAGGCCAATCAACGTGAAACTTTATAAAGCGCTCAAAcgaattctcttttctttaattgtaTGCGGCACACGATATTGGACGTATTATAAAAGCACCATATCGGCTGTTGATGTTGCGTTTTAACGATTTAATCTTTGCAAAGTTACGCAACGAAGCAATTATGAAATGGTAATGTATTGTTAAACGTTATCAGTTATTTGTATGACACAATTTGAAGGTGCTGATTCACGCACAGAATGGGAAATCCACGTTTGTATTGACACACCATCACGATAATGGGAAATTTTAAGGGCCGAAATAAAGCCAAAAAACCACTTTACATGGCCCGCTAATAGGAGTGAGTTAcgtaatcaataaaatatggcgatttgggtattttttaaaaataaattccgttTAGCAGCCAGTTATCGTTCACAGCCGACAGGAGAAGACATCAGCGGGAAGCTTTCGTTTTAGTCTTTTTATTGATGACGGGGTCGATTCACTGGTGGCCACACTGGAAATGGGAAATTCGCCATTGGAGGATTTGGCATCGGCTGCTGAGTCGACGCGTATCGATCGTCAAGTCCGTTCAACAAAAGGAGAAGCAGAGCGAATCCAATTCGTGATTCAACTTCGTTGACTGGCTGCCCAACCGCAAGACGGAAGGGGTTGTATCctgattcaaataataatcattttacgTAGTATGTTATTAGCTAAATGCaatattggaaaaatgaacTAACCGTAATTGTTGTGACGGAATCCAGCGTAATAATCATTGTAATTTGGTTGAACCCACGAATTAGATCTCTGAGGGACCATCATCAATATCTGACGGGGATCTCTGGAGTCAATTGATTCAGTCGACTCTGCCGGTCTGGCGTTAGCCATAAATGGAGTCAATACCAACTTGATGAATGAGGGAATTCAATAGATTTagctttattaaaaatttgaataataattgaattttaccaTCAACAGGCTGAAAAGTGCAACTGAcatctttgtttttattacagtaagaaaacaaacaggGGAAAAAAGGTCTGTGCTGATTTCCCGCTTCCGTTTCTAATCTCATTCCGACCGGGACTGAGCATTTTATACGCCAACCGATTGCTCTCTTCTTTTCGTCACTCTCACGGGACTACTCCCAGAAGTTCAAACGCGCACGACGTCGTGATCAAggtcctttttaaaaaaataattatgtccTATCTCAGGAATTTTAGCTACCTGCCTAATCCAAGTCAACTGGTTCTGATCGTCGTGATCACATAAAAAGTGAAACGGTATCAAGCATATGCAAATGTTGGATTGTTTTAGACTGTATGACATCGGCTGGAGGGGATGACCGATACGTGGAGCGTCCAAAGATGTCGCTTTCTTGACCTTCACATTCAAGTTTACGACATTATCTACGACGTCATGTTGTCATTCAATCGGACAAAAAGATTCTCCGGTATTTGTCCGGTATTTTACGGCAACTTTTTTCGTAGAACAAATGCCAGTACTAAATATTCTAAATAATTTGAGTATTTCAGGGAATAGCGCTTACACTTGCTGTGCCAATGTATTGTGAAAAACCGTTAATTAACATGAAATTGTTGAAGACGGACAGACATTTTTGTTCGGCTTCCAATTAAATTCTGGCCATTTGAATTCGATTTCTCCCTGGCTAAATTGAATCAGTTTTCTTGTATCCCAATAGATGTATTATATATGCCATCACAATAAGCCAAATAATgaacaaataatcaataatcatTTCTGCTGCGGTTTcgcggttgttttttttaacaattcagGTAATCATGATGGCACCCACTAACCCATCATCTGAGCAAGAATGGCTTGGACAACAGCTTGAATGACcgtttgaattgtttgattgaCAAAAGCTTGAATATCGGGGCGTGGTTGTAGTTGGATGAATTCGTGTTGCTGAGTTGCCGAATGCCCTGCTGTACACAAGCAGATAAGTAAACTccatcaaaatgttttgtgttAAATATTTATCCACAATATTTGTCTTCTCACCTGCATTCCCGTCTTGATTCTTGGAATAGGAAGGAGCAGGGCTCATGAATTGATTCAAATGTGGGTCGAAACCAGATTCCTGAAGCATAGGGTGTTTCCTCTGAGAGACAGCCAGCAAGGCTTCCATCAATCGCTGCTGGGTGGCTGGACCCATGGTATTCATCAAACCGTCTGAAAAATGGAGCAGCACGGAAAAGACCCAATTGAGACGAGTAtaagaattctttttatttttaaatttcaatggaaaaagGCTCTTGAAATCCTTTCACGAAATAATTGCGGAACAAGAAACCGCTTTTGTACAGTTAGACATTGTTATTCTGGTTTTCCAGGTGTTGTATGCCAAATAAGGGTTTACGAATGTAATAGTCTGGCTTACCATAATAGTAATCGTGCTGGAAATTGCTGTGATGCTGGGGCGGTTCGACCCATTGTCCATGATAGGGAAGCATGAACAGCTGTCGTGATTCCCGGCCGGAAATAACCGATTCACTTGGCTCTGCTGGTTTGCCATTTGCCGTCCACAAAGTCGCTACTAtctaatgaaatcaaatgggTAAGTAAACTCAATCAATTaattctccttttatttttcacgtatAGAGGCCAATAGTGTAGCGATTTTACCAATAATAATAGATGAAGAGTATTAGTCAACATTTTCGAATAAGTCGACGCGTTTCCGTTTTCGATCTTCTTCTATCCGCTGTGTTTAGTGCTCCTGTTCAATTTATACTCAATCCGGCATTCCGTTTTCGTTCGGAGCCTCGGAGGCTACTTATTCCAAGTTCGAACTTGAATTTGGCTTCGTGATTGGAGAGTAACATCAATTCTAATTACGCTTCGTACCTGGACAAAAAGATGATCGAGACGTATACTAACGTCGACCGGTTCCCAAGATATGCGTAACATAATATCAGTTCAGTAATCAATCAAAGTCCGtccatgctgaaattcaaaagtgacattataataataattatttttttttttattattcaagtgCTTCGTCCATGAAGTTAACTCACAAATATGAAATGTCGATTGGTATTGGTGAGCAATGACCGCTCTCTTTTAGTATAATATTtagaagaaatttaaaaaatgatagcCATTTTGGGCGAAAATCGCACAAataatgcaattatttttcatttttatacaGTATACATTAGCCTTGCTTTTATCTGTATTTTTGTATTATCTATCtttatttaagaattttagGGATTTGTGCTTATTGTAATGCGCCGTGGTAAATTTAAACATATATTGAAGATTTATCGTGGATTGAACTTTCTTTTGATACAGCCATTTGGCTcactattcaaattttatttatgtttaaattttgctCTAACGCCGAAAAGTTCCCGAAATCAAATATGAAGGGCCGAAAGTCATCTTGCAACCAATATAGATCACCGCAATTATTAATTGCTATCAATCGCTGCGCCTTGAGAAAATGAATGATAAATTTATACTTGTGTTTGGCAAgatgtatttttcaaatgtctttATTATGTGCCAGGGAGAGTAAGATAAACTGTGGAATAAGTTACTGGAaacaaaccaaccaaaaatcggaagaaaaacagaaatttatgttttaagctcaacataaaaacatttcgtAGTTTGGGGAAATAATTCGAGAAGAAGATCTATCATGGGCGTAAGATGCCGCAGCAAATGTTTCGAGCGTCGTGTCGTCATCAGGTTAACCCAAAGCGGCTATAATCTGGGCAATGATCATTTGAATGAGCATTTGAACGATGTATTGCACAGCTATATTTGCAATAGCTCCGAAACCCAATCGATTTTCCACCATTTCCTTAATTTCCTCAGGCGATGCGTTCTGAAATTCAATTGGCAATTGTcctgtttcaaaaataatcGCCAGAGTCAAACTTTAATTACATTCAAATCTCTTATATTTTAGGGTCGAGGGGTTTAAATGATTCGTATTATTCTCCATCTCACCATTTTCATCGAGAAAGGAACTCAAATCCACAGGAGACAGTCCGTCGGGTGAGTTCGTTTGGGACTTGAATCCAGTCTCGTCGAAGGGCTGATTGCTCGAAAAACTTTCGGCTAATGTCACCAAAGATGTCAGCAACCGCTGTTTAGTGGCCGGATCCAACATACGGATGATATCGTCTGCAATGTAAAGGAATAAAACACGAAATTATGCTTACTAATTCTGCACGCTAAGATAACAATTTActcttatttaattatttattttttttgaagtaGATGGATTAGCTTATTACCAAGACTTTGGAAAATAGACGGTGCTGGCTGTCGATGAACTTGCGGATAGGGGATGTAATAATAAGGCGCTGCTGGCAACATCATTTGGCGTGATTCTCGCGAAACGGGTTCATTGGATTCGGTTACATTTGCCGGTTTCCCGTTAGCCATCAATGGCGAAAACGCCAACTAGTGCAAATAATACCCCAAAAAACAGTTTATACACGTTATAATACGTAATATATGGGCATTATTTGTATTAGTGATGA containing:
- the LOC124197276 gene encoding uncharacterized protein LOC124197276 isoform X1, which produces MLTNTLHLLLLIVATLWTANGKPAEPSESVISGRESRQLFMLPYHGQWVEPPQHHSNFQHDYYYDGLMNTMGPATQQRLMEALLAVSQRKHPMLQESGFDPHLNQFMSPAPSYSKNQDGNAAGHSATQQHEFIQLQPRPDIQAFVNQTIQTVIQAVVQAILAQMMG
- the LOC124197277 gene encoding uncharacterized protein LOC124197277, translating into MSVTYICLLALVLTPLVANGRPAAESIESISTPRETRQYNMSPVPAAPWLMTPYGFQKQIFGRYPYLATSGTPAAQVQERFALALLLSLFGGGGGGGDGGDGGDDRNPWNFRPLANFQQQMANPQPFFWPLTTALG
- the LOC124197276 gene encoding uncharacterized protein LOC124197276 isoform X2 — its product is MLTNTLHLLLLIVATLWTANGKPAEPSESVISGRESRQLFMLPYHGQWVEPPQHHSNFQHDYYYDGLMNTMGPATQQRLMEALLAVSQRKHPMLQESGFDPHLNQFMSPAPSYSKNQDGNAGHSATQQHEFIQLQPRPDIQAFVNQTIQTVIQAVVQAILAQMMG
- the LOC124197278 gene encoding uncharacterized protein LOC124197278, encoding MSVALFSLLMLVLTPFMANARPAESTESIDSRDPRQILMMVPQRSNSWVQPNYNDYYAGFRHNNYGYNPFRLAVGQPVNEVESRIGFALLLLLLNGLDDRYASTQQPMPNPPMANFPFPVWPPVNRPRHQ
- the LOC124197242 gene encoding 4-aminobutyrate aminotransferase, mitochondrial-like, with translation MALSKLNFLNLNQLTTKSNFFANRYYYLPNSRNVKCFSTALVPGEPSGPSVSSSIPGPKSREMIANLDKIQFASAIWYFTDYKKSLGNYIVDVDGNSLLDVFSQISSLPLGYNHPDLHKVIQDPDNQIAFVNRPALGIFPAEGWPEKLTSSLLSIAPKGHTQVNTFACGSCSNENAFKATFMWYRNKQRGGAPITDEENSSCLINRQPGSTPFTIMSFKGSFHGQTLGCLTTTHSRSIFKLDFPALDWPIASFPRYKYPLEEFAEENKAEDRKCLAEVEEEFERFNKSGRFVAGVVIEPVQAEGGDVHASPEFFQELQRITKKNGAALIIDEVQTGGGATGKYWCHEHFNLPDPADFVTFSKKMLTGGFYSLPEFRPQQGLKIFNTWMGDPSKVLLLEKVVEVVKRDNLLNLAQESGKRLMDGLKDLSKRYPQHIKNNVRGIGTFCAFDLSSPQKRDETFVKLQHHGVQSGPCGEQTLRLRPSLVFQPHHADIFLDILETVLNDIQTV
- the LOC124197275 gene encoding uncharacterized protein LOC124197275, whose product is MSYSALILLLLAFSPLMANGKPANVTESNEPVSRESRQMMLPAAPYYYIPYPQVHRQPAPSIFQSLDDIIRMLDPATKQRLLTSLVTLAESFSSNQPFDETGFKSQTNSPDGLSPVDLSSFLDENGQLPIEFQNASPEEIKEMVENRLGFGAIANIAVQYIVQMLIQMIIAQIIAALG